The following proteins come from a genomic window of Mariniflexile sp. TRM1-10:
- a CDS encoding translocation/assembly module TamB domain-containing protein has product MLLIFIILVLILSIPAVQTSLGKYATKRLNDEFKTNINISRVSLQLNGDVELKNIYIEDYKQDTLINIAELNTSIISINNLIKGELTFGDVDIQDLIFNIKTYKGEAETNLDVFVQKFEDDNPRKSPSTFLLSSSDVSIYNGIFRLLDENRETTKLLEFTKLNINATNFLINGSNVSARINTLAFKDSRGLVMKNMMTNFSYTLTDMTFANLEAKTEHSVLKGDLKFSYNREDLQYFTDKVLVTASFKDSHVFLNEVNVFYNEFGKNQLVKLSVDLSGTLNNLQTTNLKLNSGNYTEVDGDIYFKNLFNEEEGNFYMDGNFRNLSSTYNELKALLPNILGASIPSSFNKLGKFTIVGNSQVTAASVIANIQIDTDLGYVDSNLEILKINDIDNASYSGNVAFESFDIGAFLNDPTIGKASLDFDVKGSGFTAKNLDTQVKGDVYEIEYNTYNYTGIKVVGNVKNRIFDGNLVANDQNLRLNFLGLVDFSEAVKKYDFEAKVDYANLNALNFIKKDSLSLFSSHVKMNMNSSNLDDAYGKISFKNTVYKNQNDTYYFDELDLTSRFEDDVRFIEIKSPDVIEGELKGRFIVKDIKKLFENSLGYIYTNYIPHKIKTNQNIDFNFKIYNKIVEVFYPEIELGKNTYIKGRVENDQRQFKFTFKSPQIKLLDYFANNIELQVDNSNPLFNTYVEVDSLKTKYYNVSKFSLINVTVNDTLFMRSEFRGGKRNNDIFNLSFYHTINKEKESVIGFKKSDVTIKDNTWYINEKKDKFNKISFNNTFTKFNIDKLVINHKNEEIRFSGFIKDSTQKDLKLDFKNVDLAKIIPEIDNLKLAGSVDGKLDILQKNGSYLPNSNIVIDNLKVNDIEFGSFNANIKGNQNLTNYNVDVTIKDDVNKSFRAIGDISVNGKQSNIDVDFELNEFNIQPLNPFLQDVLANIRGLATGKVNVVGNLKRPTINGDLVLDKSGFGIPYLNVDYQFANKSSVTLKNQSFIFNRIQLTDTKHKSKGQLNGSLNHVNFSKWSLDLDLNTSRLLVLDTKEAEDALYYGTGFIGGRASISGPTDQLVISVVGETKSGTVFKIPLSDTESFGDNSYIHFITKEEKRARKLGGDYVFNEIKGLELDFDLDVTEDAEVEIIIDKNSGHSLKGRGRGGLLVEINTNGKFNMWGDFSVFEGVYNFAYGGLIQKEFIVQPGGTIAWEGDPLKAQIDMLAIYKTHANPSPLLDNPINRSIPVELNISLIGDLERPKPIYDFKFPTVSSTLKSELQYRLESDNDKQNQALYLLSTGAFSRGLSELNFSGTIAERLNGIINGIFTTGDSKLNIGLNYEAGENRPDYQTDDRFGVTLQTQISDRVLINGKVGVPVGGAGASETVIAGDVEINFLLNEDGTLTANVFNRENSIRNFGERIGYTQGLGISYNVDFDTFKELLQNFFKKAKKEEEIVIEEEVEKDSDPLPEFVKIKTDSDK; this is encoded by the coding sequence TTGTTGCTTATTTTCATCATTTTGGTGTTGATACTTTCTATTCCTGCTGTTCAAACAAGTCTTGGTAAATACGCCACAAAACGTCTTAACGACGAGTTTAAAACCAACATAAACATTAGTAGGGTTAGTTTGCAACTGAATGGTGATGTAGAGCTTAAAAATATTTATATAGAAGATTATAAGCAGGATACGCTAATAAATATAGCCGAATTAAACACTTCTATTATCAGTATTAATAATTTAATTAAAGGTGAATTAACTTTTGGGGATGTTGATATTCAAGATTTAATTTTTAATATTAAAACCTATAAGGGTGAAGCAGAAACTAATTTGGATGTATTTGTTCAAAAATTTGAAGACGATAATCCACGAAAAAGTCCAAGCACCTTTTTATTATCGTCTAGCGATGTGTCTATTTATAATGGTATTTTCAGGCTCCTTGATGAAAATAGAGAAACTACAAAATTATTAGAGTTTACGAAGCTTAATATTAATGCCACTAACTTTTTAATTAATGGTAGCAATGTTAGCGCCCGGATAAATACTCTAGCGTTTAAAGATAGTAGAGGATTGGTTATGAAAAACATGATGACCAATTTTAGCTATACACTTACCGATATGACATTTGCTAATTTAGAGGCTAAAACAGAGCATTCAGTATTAAAAGGTGATTTAAAGTTTTCTTATAATAGAGAAGATTTACAATATTTTACCGATAAGGTTTTGGTGACTGCAAGCTTTAAAGATTCCCATGTTTTTTTAAATGAAGTTAACGTATTCTATAACGAGTTTGGGAAAAATCAATTGGTTAAATTAAGTGTTGATTTATCGGGAACTTTAAATAATTTACAAACAACCAATTTAAAGCTAAACTCTGGTAACTATACAGAAGTTGATGGGGACATATATTTCAAGAACCTTTTTAATGAGGAAGAAGGAAACTTCTATATGGATGGAAATTTTAGAAATCTATCTTCTACCTACAATGAATTAAAAGCATTATTACCCAATATTTTAGGAGCTTCCATTCCTTCTTCGTTCAATAAGCTAGGGAAATTTACTATTGTAGGAAACTCGCAGGTAACAGCTGCTTCTGTTATTGCCAACATTCAAATAGATACCGACTTAGGATATGTAGATTCCAACTTGGAAATCTTAAAAATTAATGATATTGATAATGCCTCTTATAGTGGAAATGTAGCCTTTGAAAGTTTTGATATTGGAGCCTTTTTAAACGATCCTACTATTGGAAAAGCGTCATTGGATTTTGATGTAAAAGGATCTGGTTTTACTGCTAAAAATCTAGACACACAAGTAAAAGGCGATGTTTACGAAATAGAATACAATACGTATAATTACACAGGTATAAAAGTGGTAGGAAACGTTAAGAATAGAATTTTTGACGGAAATCTAGTGGCAAATGACCAAAATTTACGATTAAACTTTTTAGGACTTGTAGATTTTTCCGAAGCGGTTAAAAAATATGATTTTGAAGCGAAGGTTGATTATGCCAATTTAAATGCCCTTAATTTTATAAAAAAAGATAGTCTATCTTTATTTAGCAGTCATGTTAAAATGAACATGAACAGTAGTAATCTTGATGATGCCTACGGAAAAATTTCTTTTAAGAACACCGTTTATAAAAACCAAAACGATACTTATTATTTTGATGAATTGGATTTAACCTCAAGGTTTGAAGACGATGTTCGTTTTATAGAAATTAAATCACCCGATGTTATAGAAGGCGAACTTAAAGGACGTTTTATAGTAAAGGATATTAAAAAGCTGTTCGAGAATTCTTTAGGATATATTTATACCAATTACATTCCACATAAAATTAAAACCAATCAGAATATTGATTTCAATTTTAAAATTTATAATAAGATAGTTGAAGTTTTTTATCCTGAAATCGAGCTAGGAAAAAATACCTATATAAAAGGTCGTGTTGAAAACGATCAAAGGCAATTTAAATTCACGTTCAAATCGCCTCAAATTAAATTGCTTGATTATTTTGCTAACAATATTGAGCTTCAAGTGGATAATAGTAACCCACTTTTTAACACCTACGTAGAGGTCGATAGTTTAAAAACAAAATATTACAATGTTTCCAAATTCAGTTTGATTAATGTTACAGTCAACGATACCTTGTTTATGCGCTCAGAGTTTAGGGGCGGAAAACGTAATAATGATATTTTTAATTTAAGTTTCTATCACACTATTAATAAAGAAAAAGAGTCGGTTATTGGTTTTAAAAAATCCGATGTCACCATAAAAGATAACACATGGTATATTAATGAAAAGAAAGATAAATTCAATAAAATTTCATTCAATAATACCTTCACAAAATTTAATATCGACAAATTAGTAATAAACCATAAAAATGAAGAAATTAGGTTTTCGGGTTTTATAAAAGATTCTACACAAAAAGATTTAAAACTCGATTTTAAAAATGTTGATCTTGCTAAAATCATTCCAGAGATAGATAATTTAAAATTAGCAGGAAGCGTTGATGGAAAGCTGGATATATTGCAAAAAAATGGTAGCTATTTACCAAATTCGAACATTGTTATAGATAATCTTAAAGTTAATGATATTGAATTCGGTTCTTTTAACGCCAATATAAAAGGTAACCAAAACTTAACCAATTACAATGTAGATGTTACCATAAAAGACGATGTTAATAAATCGTTCAGGGCCATTGGAGATATTAGCGTTAATGGAAAACAATCAAACATTGATGTAGATTTTGAACTTAACGAATTTAATATACAGCCTTTAAATCCATTTTTACAAGATGTTTTAGCCAATATTAGAGGGTTAGCTACCGGAAAAGTAAATGTTGTTGGTAACTTAAAACGTCCCACTATTAATGGTGATCTTGTGTTAGATAAATCGGGGTTTGGTATTCCGTATCTCAATGTCGATTATCAGTTTGCTAATAAATCTTCTGTAACACTTAAAAACCAGAGTTTTATTTTTAATAGAATCCAACTAACCGATACAAAACATAAATCCAAAGGACAATTAAATGGTTCATTAAATCATGTGAATTTTTCAAAATGGAGCTTAGATTTAGATTTAAATACCTCAAGATTATTGGTTTTAGATACTAAAGAAGCCGAAGATGCGCTGTATTATGGGACTGGTTTTATAGGTGGTAGAGCCAGTATTTCGGGACCAACAGACCAATTGGTAATAAGTGTCGTTGGTGAAACAAAATCAGGAACCGTTTTTAAAATTCCACTTAGCGATACGGAGTCTTTTGGTGATAATTCATATATACATTTTATTACTAAAGAAGAAAAACGAGCAAGAAAATTAGGGGGCGACTATGTTTTTAATGAAATAAAAGGGCTTGAATTGGATTTTGATTTAGATGTCACCGAAGATGCCGAAGTTGAAATTATAATAGACAAGAACTCAGGACATTCGTTAAAAGGACGCGGTCGTGGTGGTTTATTGGTTGAAATTAATACGAATGGTAAGTTTAATATGTGGGGGGATTTTTCGGTATTTGAAGGCGTATACAATTTCGCCTATGGCGGTTTAATCCAAAAAGAGTTTATAGTACAACCCGGTGGTACCATAGCCTGGGAAGGCGACCCACTAAAAGCACAAATAGATATGCTTGCCATTTACAAGACGCATGCCAATCCATCACCCTTATTAGACAATCCAATAAACAGAAGTATTCCTGTAGAATTGAATATTAGCTTGATAGGCGATTTAGAACGCCCAAAACCAATTTACGATTTTAAGTTTCCTACGGTAAGTTCTACTTTAAAATCCGAATTGCAATACAGATTAGAATCTGATAATGACAAACAGAACCAAGCATTATATCTGTTGTCTACGGGCGCTTTTTCAAGAGGTCTAAGCGAACTTAATTTTTCAGGTACTATTGCGGAGCGGCTAAATGGTATTATAAATGGTATTTTTACAACGGGCGATAGCAAACTTAACATAGGATTGAATTACGAAGCAGGTGAAAACAGACCAGATTATCAAACCGATGATCGATTTGGTGTTACCCTACAGACTCAAATAAGCGATCGTGTGCTTATTAATGGTAAGGTAGGTGTGCCTGTTGGAGGTGCAGGAGCTTCGGAAACCGTTATTGCAGGTGATGTTGAAATAAACTTTTTGCTGAATGAAGATGGCACATTGACCGCCAATGTATTTAATAGAGAAAACAGCATCAGAAATTTTGGAGAAAGAATTGGCTATACCCAAGGATTAGGTATTTCATATAATGTAGATTTTGACACCTTCAAAGAACTGCTTCAAAACTTCTTTAAAAAGGCTAAAAAGGAAGAAGAAATTGTGATAGAAGAAGAAGTTGAAAAAGACAGTGATCCGCTTCCTGAATTTGTAAAAATAAAGACAGATTCAGATAAATAA
- the tsaD gene encoding tRNA (adenosine(37)-N6)-threonylcarbamoyltransferase complex transferase subunit TsaD has product MAEQNIYILGIESSCDDTAASVIHNGRILSNIIANQNIHEEYGGVVPELASRAHQQNIVPVVAQALKKAHINKEQLHAIAFTRGPGLMGSLLVGTSFAKSLAYGLDIPLIDVNHMQGHILAHFIDEDGFNKPPFPFLAMTISGGHTQIVRVDNHFDMTVIGETIDDAVGEAFDKSGKILGLGYPAGPEIDKRAKLGNPKAFKFTKPKVDGLNFSFSGLKTAILYFIQNETKANPNFIEENLNDVCASIQYTIIGILIDKLKLASKQTGIKHIAIGGGVSANSGIRQALKDGEQKFGWTTYVPKFEFTTDNAAMIAIVGYLKYLEGDFAEQNIAASARLKI; this is encoded by the coding sequence ATGGCTGAACAAAATATTTATATTCTAGGAATTGAGTCTTCTTGCGACGACACTGCGGCCTCCGTAATACACAACGGACGCATTTTAAGTAATATTATTGCCAACCAAAACATACACGAAGAGTATGGTGGCGTAGTACCCGAATTAGCTTCCAGAGCCCACCAACAAAACATTGTTCCGGTAGTAGCTCAGGCATTAAAAAAAGCTCATATCAACAAAGAGCAATTACATGCCATTGCGTTTACTAGAGGCCCTGGACTCATGGGTTCGTTATTGGTTGGAACTTCGTTTGCAAAATCGTTGGCTTACGGGTTGGATATTCCACTTATTGACGTGAACCACATGCAAGGTCATATTCTGGCACATTTTATTGATGAAGACGGGTTTAACAAACCTCCTTTTCCGTTTTTAGCAATGACCATTTCGGGAGGACATACCCAAATTGTTAGGGTTGATAACCATTTTGACATGACTGTTATTGGTGAAACTATTGATGACGCTGTTGGCGAAGCCTTTGATAAAAGTGGAAAAATTTTGGGCTTAGGCTATCCTGCAGGCCCGGAAATCGATAAACGCGCCAAATTAGGAAATCCGAAAGCATTTAAATTTACCAAACCAAAAGTTGATGGGTTGAATTTTAGCTTTTCAGGGCTAAAAACGGCTATTCTGTATTTCATTCAGAATGAAACCAAAGCCAACCCTAATTTTATTGAAGAAAACCTGAACGATGTTTGTGCCTCTATTCAATACACCATTATTGGAATTTTAATTGACAAATTAAAGCTTGCCTCAAAACAAACAGGCATTAAACACATTGCTATTGGAGGTGGTGTTTCGGCAAATTCGGGCATCCGACAAGCACTAAAGGATGGGGAACAAAAATTTGGTTGGACTACCTATGTGCCTAAATTTGAATTTACTACCGATAATGCCGCTATGATTGCCATTGTAGGGTATTTGAAATATTTAGAAGGCGATTTTGCTGAACAAAATATAGCAGCTTCGGCTAGATTGAAGATTTAA
- a CDS encoding peptidylprolyl isomerase, giving the protein MTKNLLFAVTISISAFLNAQNSTEKELEFIETPEQITNYLELKNFKENKLITFNEEKHKTIFAKELFGLSKGDIKTVKTNFEKTIYKVVEKTKTTNYRVAYIYLDGTKYSLTDLNTLRTKIINEYKNGAPFDFLAKRYSMDENANKGGDLGWFAQGDMYPDFENEIINGNHSLNAIFTIDIPSKNWYYVVLKTHEPKEISEIKVLKIVEAIN; this is encoded by the coding sequence ATGACAAAAAACCTACTTTTTGCAGTAACCATTAGCATTTCTGCTTTTTTAAATGCCCAAAATTCAACCGAAAAAGAATTAGAATTTATTGAAACGCCCGAGCAAATAACCAACTATCTGGAATTGAAAAATTTCAAAGAAAATAAATTGATTACTTTTAATGAAGAAAAGCACAAAACCATATTTGCTAAAGAACTTTTTGGGCTTTCTAAAGGTGACATAAAAACCGTAAAGACAAATTTTGAGAAAACCATCTATAAAGTGGTTGAAAAAACAAAAACCACTAATTACCGTGTTGCTTATATTTATCTAGACGGTACAAAATATAGCTTAACCGATTTGAATACTTTAAGAACTAAAATAATTAACGAATATAAAAATGGTGCGCCTTTCGATTTTTTAGCAAAACGCTATTCTATGGATGAAAATGCTAATAAAGGTGGTGATTTAGGATGGTTTGCACAAGGCGATATGTACCCCGATTTTGAAAACGAAATCATCAATGGAAATCATAGTTTGAATGCTATATTTACGATTGACATTCCTTCAAAAAACTGGTATTATGTGGTGTTAAAAACGCATGAACCAAAAGAAATTTCAGAAATTAAAGTCTTAAAAATTGTTGAAGCCATAAATTAA
- a CDS encoding 16S rRNA (uracil(1498)-N(3))-methyltransferase: MQLFYNPNITENTTQFSFEKEESKHIVKVLRKNTGDTLHITNGNGWLFTAEVAIPNINKCVVTIISKSQQPKRDYSLHLAVAPTKMNDRYEWFLEKATEIGIDTITPIICDHSERKIIKPERFEKILQSATKQSLSCYMPKLNESINFKDFIKQDFNGDLFIAHCEETDRKSLKQQLKPKQNITILIGPEGDFSSKEIEMALKNKFIPVTLGDTRLRTETAAIVACHSVAFVNEVYV, encoded by the coding sequence ATGCAACTTTTCTATAACCCGAACATCACTGAAAACACGACGCAATTTTCTTTTGAAAAAGAAGAAAGCAAGCACATTGTAAAAGTGCTTCGGAAAAATACGGGCGATACCTTACATATTACAAATGGCAACGGTTGGCTATTTACTGCCGAAGTTGCCATTCCTAATATTAACAAATGTGTTGTAACGATTATCTCAAAATCCCAACAACCGAAACGGGATTACAGTTTGCATTTAGCCGTTGCACCAACCAAAATGAACGACCGCTACGAATGGTTTTTAGAAAAAGCCACCGAAATTGGCATTGATACCATCACCCCTATTATATGCGACCACAGCGAACGTAAAATAATTAAGCCCGAACGGTTTGAAAAAATTTTGCAATCGGCAACAAAACAATCGCTGAGTTGCTATATGCCAAAACTAAATGAGTCTATCAATTTCAAAGACTTTATTAAGCAAGATTTTAATGGTGATTTATTTATTGCGCACTGCGAAGAAACCGATAGAAAATCGTTAAAGCAACAACTTAAACCCAAACAAAACATCACGATTTTAATTGGGCCCGAAGGCGATTTTAGCAGCAAAGAAATTGAAATGGCCCTAAAAAACAAGTTTATTCCCGTAACTTTGGGAGACACCAGGTTGCGAACTGAAACAGCAGCCATCGTGGCGTGTCATTCAGTAGCTTTTGTAAATGAGGTTTATGTTTAA
- a CDS encoding DUF4159 domain-containing protein: MKKGIILLTFNFLLLTLSAQEIAVVKYKGGGDWYANPTALPNLIAFCNTNINTKINPKPQDVEVGSSDIFQFPFLHMTGHGNVFFSETDAENLRNYLISGGFLHIDDNYGMRPYITKELKKVFPDKELIELPSNHEIFNTAYKFPNGLPKIHEHDGKRPQAFGMYVEDRLVLLFTFESDLGDGWENPEVHNDPADVREKALKMGANIVKYAFEH, encoded by the coding sequence ATGAAAAAGGGCATCATACTTTTAACTTTTAACTTTCTACTTTTAACTTTATCTGCGCAAGAAATAGCAGTGGTAAAATACAAAGGTGGTGGTGATTGGTATGCCAACCCGACTGCTTTACCCAACTTAATAGCGTTTTGCAATACGAACATCAACACAAAAATAAACCCAAAACCACAAGATGTAGAAGTGGGAAGCTCGGATATTTTTCAGTTTCCTTTTTTACACATGACAGGACATGGGAATGTGTTTTTTAGTGAAACCGATGCCGAAAACCTCCGTAACTATTTAATTTCCGGAGGCTTCTTACATATTGATGATAATTACGGGATGCGACCCTATATTACCAAAGAACTTAAAAAAGTATTTCCAGATAAGGAATTAATAGAGCTTCCTTCAAACCACGAAATTTTTAATACTGCTTATAAATTTCCAAACGGATTGCCTAAAATACATGAACATGACGGTAAACGTCCGCAGGCTTTTGGTATGTATGTTGAAGACCGATTGGTGTTGTTATTTACTTTTGAAAGCGACTTGGGCGATGGTTGGGAAAACCCCGAGGTGCATAACGATCCCGCCGATGTAAGAGAAAAAGCCTTGAAAATGGGTGCAAATATTGTTAAATATGCGTTTGAACATTGA
- a CDS encoding TrmH family RNA methyltransferase codes for MQLTHYNTNFKKRKFPITLVCDNVTNAPNIGSLFRIADAFGVEKLILCGAGISLGRKITKTSRAAEKVVDFEICESASKVVKDLKAANYQMISLEITSTSKPLHTLKFSTEKPIALVIGDENFGVSEAILNISDLVVHIDMFGLNSSMNVVQATNIALYEITKQFI; via the coding sequence ATGCAACTAACCCACTACAATACCAACTTTAAAAAACGTAAATTTCCAATAACACTGGTGTGTGATAACGTTACCAATGCGCCAAACATTGGCAGTTTATTTAGAATTGCCGATGCTTTCGGGGTTGAAAAACTCATACTTTGTGGTGCTGGTATTTCTTTAGGACGAAAAATAACAAAAACATCTAGGGCTGCCGAAAAAGTGGTGGATTTTGAAATTTGCGAATCGGCTTCAAAAGTGGTTAAAGATTTAAAGGCAGCAAATTATCAAATGATATCGCTCGAAATCACATCTACAAGTAAACCGCTTCATACATTGAAATTTTCAACAGAAAAACCCATTGCACTCGTTATTGGTGATGAAAATTTTGGGGTTTCAGAAGCTATTCTAAATATTTCAGATCTTGTTGTTCATATTGATATGTTCGGACTAAATAGCAGTATGAATGTGGTTCAGGCTACCAATATTGCTTTATACGAAATAACGAAACAGTTTATTTAA